One Paracoccaceae bacterium genomic region harbors:
- the rsmA gene encoding 16S rRNA (adenine(1518)-N(6)/adenine(1519)-N(6))-dimethyltransferase RsmA gives MAQIDGLPPLREVIATHGLAARKALGQNFLLDLNLTARIARLAGDLSGSDVLEIGPGPGGLTRGLLAEGARRVVAVEKDARCLPALAEIAAACPGRLDVIAGDALGFDWAAHLVPPIKVVANLPYNIGTELLIRWLTPPVWPPPWQSLTLMFQREVAERIVARPGSDAYGRLSILAQWRTTAHIALTLPPEAFTPPPKVHSSVVQITALPEPRFAARAETLFRVTAAAFGQRRKMLRSSLRSLTPDIEGRLAEAGVLPTARAEEISVEGFCAIARALE, from the coding sequence ATGGCCCAGATCGACGGTCTGCCGCCGCTGCGCGAGGTGATCGCCACCCATGGCCTTGCCGCCAGGAAGGCGTTGGGCCAGAATTTCCTGCTGGACCTGAACCTCACGGCACGGATTGCGCGGCTCGCGGGCGACCTGTCGGGATCGGATGTGCTGGAAATCGGTCCGGGACCGGGTGGACTGACCCGGGGTCTGCTGGCAGAGGGCGCCCGAAGGGTCGTGGCGGTCGAGAAGGACGCGCGCTGCCTGCCCGCCCTGGCCGAGATCGCGGCAGCCTGCCCCGGACGCCTTGACGTGATTGCGGGCGATGCCCTGGGCTTTGATTGGGCCGCACATCTTGTGCCCCCCATCAAGGTTGTGGCCAACCTGCCCTACAACATCGGCACGGAACTGCTGATCCGCTGGTTGACACCACCTGTGTGGCCACCGCCTTGGCAGAGCCTGACGCTGATGTTCCAGCGTGAGGTGGCCGAACGCATCGTCGCGCGGCCCGGGTCCGATGCCTATGGCAGACTGTCGATCCTCGCGCAGTGGCGCACCACCGCACATATCGCGCTGACACTGCCGCCCGAGGCGTTCACGCCACCGCCCAAGGTACATTCCTCGGTCGTCCAGATCACGGCCCTTCCGGAGCCGAGGTTCGCCGCAAGGGCCGAAACGCTGTTCCGCGTCACCGCCGCCGCCTTTGGCCAGCGGCGCAAGATGCTGCGGTCCAGCCTGCGCAGCCTAACCCCGGATATCGAGGGCCGGCTGGCAGAGGCAGGCGTGCTGCCGACCGCACGGGCGGAAGAGATTTCGGTGGAAGGATTCTGCGCCATCGCCCGCGCCCTGGAATAG
- a CDS encoding DUF4167 domain-containing protein has protein sequence MRSSKSRSRSKANRPRTLGNIVNRVFDSSGPEGKVRGTPQQIIEKYLILARDAQLSNDRVAAENFMQHAEHYTRMLGEAQREMAAEQEARQQQGQPGQGQRRDDRDPGWQGQGGDNRQSYGNGNGNGQGDRRDGRSDYRPEQRGEQRADYRTEPRDDRRSEAPRGGVEVIDLSAEDDGHLVETPEARADRREPSESTPRRDRRDDRRDRPAAPSAEAPAPSAAAVEPAPAAEPAPATEAAETKPRAPRRPRGPRKPRDAATAETDAEKGDGPREAAE, from the coding sequence ATGCGCTCTTCCAAGTCACGCTCGCGTTCCAAGGCGAACCGCCCGCGCACCCTCGGCAATATTGTCAACCGTGTCTTCGACAGCTCCGGGCCCGAGGGCAAGGTGCGCGGCACGCCGCAGCAGATCATCGAGAAATACCTGATCCTCGCGCGCGATGCGCAGCTGTCGAATGACCGTGTTGCCGCCGAGAATTTCATGCAGCACGCCGAGCACTATACCCGCATGCTGGGTGAAGCGCAGCGCGAGATGGCCGCCGAACAGGAGGCCCGTCAGCAGCAGGGTCAGCCCGGCCAGGGTCAGCGCCGGGACGATCGCGATCCCGGCTGGCAGGGACAGGGCGGGGACAACCGGCAGAGCTATGGGAACGGCAATGGCAACGGTCAGGGCGACCGGCGCGACGGCCGGTCGGACTATCGCCCTGAACAGCGCGGTGAGCAGCGGGCCGACTACCGGACCGAGCCGCGCGACGACCGGCGGTCGGAAGCGCCGCGCGGCGGGGTCGAGGTGATCGACCTGTCGGCCGAGGATGACGGGCATCTTGTGGAAACGCCCGAGGCACGCGCCGACCGGCGCGAACCTTCGGAGAGCACGCCGCGTCGCGACCGGCGCGATGACCGGCGCGACCGCCCTGCGGCCCCCTCGGCCGAGGCGCCGGCGCCTTCGGCCGCAGCGGTCGAACCCGCGCCCGCCGCTGAACCGGCGCCCGCCACCGAAGCGGCCGAAACCAAGCCGCGTGCGCCGCGCCGTCCGCGCGGTCCGCGCAAGCCGCGCGATGCCGCCACGGCCGAAACCGATGCCGAAAAGGGCGACGGTCCGCGCGAAGCCGCCGAATAG
- the prmC gene encoding peptide chain release factor N(5)-glutamine methyltransferase: protein MTARVSDILRAAAARLRDAGIDQPTRDARLLLAHAMAVAPDRLALDPQGEVPTDAAVRLESLVAARCARQPLAQITGQRLFWGRSFRVTRDVLDPRPETEVLVSAALAQPFARILDLGTGSGCILISLLADRPSATGLGVDVSPGALGVARRNAADHAVGDRAAFVLSDWFDAVTGRYDLIVSNPPYIAASEMPGLAPEVREWEPHLALTPGGDGLDAYRAIAAGAGARLMPGGRLFVEIGPAQGAAVTTLFRDAGLAGVEVLTDLDGRDRVVAAMAAT from the coding sequence TTGACGGCGCGGGTGTCGGATATTCTGCGTGCGGCTGCTGCCCGGTTGCGTGATGCAGGGATAGACCAGCCGACGCGCGATGCACGGTTGCTGCTGGCGCATGCCATGGCCGTTGCCCCCGACCGACTTGCGCTCGACCCGCAGGGCGAGGTGCCGACTGACGCGGCCGTCCGGCTGGAATCGCTGGTCGCCGCCCGTTGCGCGCGGCAGCCGCTGGCCCAGATCACCGGGCAGCGGCTGTTCTGGGGCCGGTCATTCCGGGTCACGCGCGATGTGCTCGATCCCCGCCCCGAGACCGAGGTGCTGGTGTCCGCCGCACTCGCACAGCCCTTCGCACGCATCCTCGATCTTGGCACCGGATCCGGCTGTATCCTGATCTCGCTTCTGGCCGATCGGCCGTCGGCCACCGGACTCGGGGTTGACGTCTCGCCCGGAGCGCTCGGTGTGGCACGGCGCAACGCCGCGGATCACGCGGTCGGCGACCGGGCAGCGTTCGTGCTGTCGGACTGGTTCGACGCGGTGACCGGACGCTATGACCTGATCGTCTCGAACCCGCCCTATATCGCGGCCTCCGAGATGCCCGGTCTGGCCCCCGAGGTGCGTGAATGGGAGCCGCATCTGGCCCTGACGCCGGGGGGCGACGGGCTGGACGCCTATCGCGCCATTGCGGCCGGGGCAGGGGCCCGTCTGATGCCCGGCGGTCGCCTGTTCGTCGAAATCGGGCCAGCCCAGGGCGCCGCCGTCACCACCCTGTTCCGGGACGCTGGGCTTGCCGGTGTCGAGGTTCTGACCGACCTGGACGGTCGCGACCGTGTCGTTGCGGCAATGGCCGCGACATGA
- the pdxA gene encoding 4-hydroxythreonine-4-phosphate dehydrogenase PdxA, which produces MPPIAVSCGEPAGIGPELAAKARAVLGAALPFVWIGDPRHLPAGTPIREVACAMDARAVPDSHLPVLPIDMGPAPLAGQPALANAAGVIEAIARGVAMVTAGEASALTTLPISKKAVQDGAGFSYPGHTEFLAALAGVDRVVMMLACDALRVVPATIHIPLSRVPQALTADLLEATIRITRAALIRDFGIAVPRMAVAGLNPHAGEGGTMGDDEARLIVPVLDRLRDDGFDLAGPLPADTMFHPAARAGYDAAVCMYHDQALIPIKTIDFAGGVNVTLGLPFVRTSPDHGTAFDIAGRGIADPSSTVAALRMAARIAATRARGD; this is translated from the coding sequence TTGCCCCCGATCGCCGTCAGTTGCGGCGAACCGGCGGGGATCGGACCCGAACTGGCCGCAAAGGCCCGCGCGGTGCTGGGTGCTGCGCTGCCCTTTGTCTGGATCGGCGATCCGCGCCACCTGCCGGCCGGCACCCCGATCCGCGAGGTGGCCTGCGCCATGGACGCGCGGGCGGTTCCGGACAGCCACCTGCCCGTCCTGCCGATCGACATGGGCCCGGCCCCGCTTGCCGGCCAGCCTGCCCTCGCCAACGCGGCCGGTGTCATCGAAGCGATCGCCCGGGGCGTCGCCATGGTGACCGCGGGCGAGGCTTCGGCGCTGACCACCCTGCCGATCAGCAAGAAGGCGGTGCAGGACGGTGCGGGCTTTTCCTATCCGGGCCATACCGAGTTTCTGGCAGCCCTGGCCGGGGTGGACAGGGTGGTGATGATGCTGGCCTGTGATGCGCTGCGGGTCGTGCCTGCCACGATCCACATCCCGCTGTCCCGGGTGCCGCAGGCGCTGACCGCCGACCTGCTGGAGGCGACGATCCGCATCACCCGGGCGGCGCTGATCCGGGATTTCGGCATCGCCGTGCCACGCATGGCGGTGGCCGGGCTGAACCCGCATGCGGGCGAAGGCGGCACCATGGGAGACGACGAGGCGCGGCTGATCGTTCCGGTGCTTGACCGCCTGCGCGACGACGGGTTCGACCTGGCAGGCCCGCTGCCCGCCGACACGATGTTCCATCCGGCGGCGCGCGCAGGCTACGATGCCGCGGTCTGCATGTATCACGATCAGGCGCTGATCCCGATCAAGACCATCGACTTCGCGGGTGGCGTGAACGTGACGCTTGGCCTGCCCTTCGTGCGCACATCACCCGATCATGGCACCGCCTTCGACATCGCGGGTCGTGGCATCGCCGATCCGTCCAGCACGGTCGCGGCGCTGCGCATGGCGGCGCGCATCGCGGCGACCAGGGCGCGGGGGGACTGA